One segment of Triticum aestivum cultivar Chinese Spring chromosome 2A, IWGSC CS RefSeq v2.1, whole genome shotgun sequence DNA contains the following:
- the LOC123184304 gene encoding 9-beta-pimara-7,15-diene synthase, chloroplastic: MANPTQGRSSSILPASGRQAPQQAVLLWAAPQFVSKCGLHVLHHGRRKPPRRSLACSASRLPSTEPPYVEEMLARENIRTRNTERKARIQKHLEKPEFSPSAYDTAWVAMVPLPDTDRQAPCFPQCVEWILQNQHCSGSWGINQFGLLANKDILLSTLACIIALKKWNVGSDHISRGLEFIGRNISTVMDKQIVSPIGFNLIFPGMFNHAIRMGLEFPVRETDISGILHLCEMELRRLAGEESNGKEAYLAFVAEEGLVSLLDRNEVMNFQRKNGSLFNSPAATAAVLVHRYDDKALQYLNSIVSIFGSTVPTVYPQNIYYQLSMVDMLEKIGITRHFSSEINSILDKAYISWLQRDEEIIQDAETCAMAFRLLRMNGYDVSSDELSNVSQASTFHDSMEGYLNQTKSLLELYKASKLCLSENELILENISNWSGRLLTEKLCCSGTKRTPILGEVEYTLKFPFYATVEALDRKRNIEHFDSRVSQQLKTKNLLCHVNQDILDFAIEDFSISQSIYQDELSHLERWEKENRLHQLRFLRKGSLINCYLSAAATISAHEFSDARIACAKAIALVLVTDDFFDVGASKEEQENLIALVEKWDHHHKVEFYSEQVEVVFSAFYTTVNQLGEMASAVQNCDVTKHLDETWLHYMRSVATEAKWQRNQYVPTVEEYMTDALTSYGMGPIMLTSLYFVQNKLMKHIIKDPEYSELLRLMGTCGRLLNDTQGFERESRDGKLNIISLLVLQSGGSMSIEAAQEATQESVASCRRDLLRMVVREDRVVPRPCKEVFWRFCKTAHLFYCHTDGFSSPKEMLHAMNAIFREPLKLQTSSPLAVQSEE; encoded by the exons ATGGCAAATCCTACACAAGGTCGTTCCTCTTCCATCCTCCCAGCATCTGGACGGCAGGCACCTCAACAGGCCGTCCTCCTCTGGGCTGCTCCACAGTTCGTCTCAAAGTGTGGGCTGCACGTGCTGCATCATGGAAGAAGAAAGCCTCCTCGCCGCAGCTTGGCCTGCTCAGCCTCCAGGCTTCCTTCCACCGAACCAC CCTATGTTGAGGAGATGTTGGCACGAGAAAATATAAGGACGCGCAACACG GAACGGAAGGCTAGAATACAAAAACATCTGGAAAAACCTGAATTCTCGCCATCTGCATATGACACAGCATGGGTGGCTATGGTGCCATTGCCAGACACCGATCGGCAGGCTCCATGCTTCCCTCAGTGTGTTGAATGGATATTGCAAAATCAACACTGTAGTGGTTCTTGGGGTATCAACCAATTCGGCTTATTAGCAAACAAGGATATTCTGTTATCAACGTTGGCTTGTATCATTGCACTTAAGAAATGGAACGTTGGCTCCGACCACATAAGTAGAG GATTAGAATTTATTGGAAGGAATATCTCCACTGTAATGGATAAGCAGATTGTTTCTCCTATAGGCTTCAATCTCATTTTCCCTGGTATGTTTAACCATGCTATCAGGATGGGTTTGGAATTTCCAGTCAGAGAAACTGATATCAGTGGGATACTTCACCTTTGTGAGATGGAGCTGAGAAG ATTGGCTGGTGAGGAATCTAATGGGAAAGAAGCATATCTTGCCTTTGTTGCTGAAGAAGGGTTGGTAAGCCTGCTGGACCGCAATGAAGTTATGAACTTCCAGAGAAAGAATGGGTCGTTGTTCAACTCTCCTGCCGCAACGGCCGCTGTATTAGTCCACCGCTATGATGATAAAGCTCTCCAATACCTCAATTCCATTGTCAGTATATTTGGCAGTACGG TACCAACAGTGTACCCACAGAATATATATTATCAGCTCTCAATGGTGGATATGCTCGAAAAGATCGGAATAACTCGGCACTTTTCCAGTGAGATAAACAGTATCCTGGACAAGGCGTACAT TTCCTGGTTACAGAGAGATGAGGAAATAATCCAAGATGCAGAAACATGTGCAATGGCGTTTCGACTTTTACGGATGAATGGATATGATGTTTCGTCAG ATGAGTTGTCCAATGTTTCTCAAGCCTCCACTTTCCATGACTCAATGGAAGGATATTTAAATCAAACAAAATCTTTATTAGAGTTATACAAGGcttcaaaactatgtttgtcagaaAATGAATTGATCCTGGAGAACATAAGTAACTGGTCAGGCCGCTTATTGACAGAAAAGTTGTGCTGTAGTGGGACAAAAAGAACGCCAATTCTTGGAGAG GTAGAATATACTCTTAAATTTCCATTTTATGCAACTGTGGAAGCTCTAGACCGTAAGAGGAACATTGAACATTTTGACTCTAGGGTTTCTCAGCAGCTAAAGACAAAAAACTT GCTGTGTCATGTTAATCAAGATATTCTAGATTTTGCCATTGAAGATTTCAGTATTTCTCAATCTATATACCAGGATGAACTCAGCCACCTCGAGAG GTGGGAGAAAGAAAACAGGCTGCACCAGCTAAGATTTCTACGCAAGGGGAGTCTGATAAATTGTTATCTCTCTGCTGCTGCAACCATATCCGCTCATGAATTCTCTGATGCTCGCATTGCATGTGCGAAAGCTATTGCACTCGTACTTGTTACTGATGACTTCTTTGATGTTGGAGCATCCAAGGAAGAACAAGAAAACCTCATAGCATTAGTAGAGAA GTGGGATCACCATCACAAAGTTGAGTTCTACTCCGAGCAAGTAGAAGTAGTATTTTCTGCTTTTTATACCACAGTTAATCAGCTTGGAGAAATGGCTTCCGCAGTACAAAACTGCGATGTTACAAAGCACTTGGATGAAACA TGGCTACATTACATGAGGTCTGTGGCAACCGAGGCAAAATGGCAACGGAATCAATATGTGCCAACAGTTGAGGAATACATGACAGACGCGCTTACCTCATACGGGATGGGCCCGATTATGCTCACATCACTGTATTTTGTCCAAAACAAACTTATGAAGCACATTATCAAAGACCCGGAGTACAGTGAGTTGCTTAGACTAATGGGTACATGTGGCCGTCTCTTGAATGATACTCAAGGCTTTGAG AGGGAATCCAGAGACGGAAAACTGAACATCATCTCACTGCTTGTTCTTCAGAGTGGAGGTTCCATGTCCATAGAAGCTGCTCAAGAGGCGACACAGGAGTCTGTAGCCTCATGTCGGAGAGACCTGCTAAGGATGGTTGTCAGAGAAGACCGTGTTGTTCCTAGACCATGCAAGGAGGTGTTCTGGAGGTTTTGTAAGACAGCTCACTTGTTCTACTGTCACACCGACGGATTTTCCTCCCCCAAGGAAATGCTCCACGCGATGAATGCAATATTTAGAGAGCCACTTAAACTTCAAACTAGCAGTCCGTTGGCTGTTCAATCAGAAGAATAA